The following proteins are encoded in a genomic region of Mycolicibacterium confluentis:
- a CDS encoding N-acyl-D-amino-acid deacylase family protein: protein MYDLTITGGTVVDGTGADRFAADIAVKDGRIVEIRRRDATTDSTDLLANAADHIDATGRVVTPGFVDIHTHYDGQVSWDDLLEPSSMHGVTTVVSGNCGVGFAPVQPGREQWLIELMEGVEDIPGTALAEGITWNWRTFPEYLDAIERRTLAVDFGTQIAHGAVRGYAMGERGARNEEATEDDIAVMARIVQEAVEAGALGFSTSRTEAHRAIDGEPVPGTYAAEAELFGLGRAMAAGGRAVFEVSPQGTAGESPAEACMREMDWMTKLAAEIERPVSFTMIQTGGAPDLWRQQLERAGKALENGIEVYAQFAARPFGMLFGFPGYHAFTHRPTYRALAAEHDCDALLRRLADPAVRAAILAEDDLPPSPVPLFDGLFALIQHSADRIFGIGDPPDYEPTPDQTVAAVAARRGQDPLAAMYDLMLESEGTAMLMLPFFNYAEGNHDAIYDMMTHPAAVSGLSDGGAHCGLICDASYPTFMLTHWARDRHRGPKFSLEYVVKKQTLDTATLFGLSDRGVLSVGKKADINVIDMDALTLDVPRMAYDLPAGGRRLIQGAAGYDATVVSGVVTRRHGADTGARPGSLIRGVR from the coding sequence ATGTATGACCTGACCATCACCGGTGGGACCGTCGTCGACGGAACCGGCGCCGACCGCTTCGCAGCCGACATCGCCGTCAAGGACGGTCGGATCGTCGAGATCCGTCGCCGCGACGCCACCACCGATTCGACCGATCTGCTGGCCAACGCCGCCGACCACATCGACGCCACCGGACGCGTCGTCACTCCCGGATTCGTCGACATCCACACGCATTACGACGGTCAGGTCAGCTGGGATGACCTGCTCGAACCGTCGAGCATGCACGGTGTGACGACCGTCGTGAGCGGCAACTGCGGCGTCGGCTTCGCTCCGGTGCAACCGGGCCGGGAGCAGTGGCTCATCGAATTGATGGAAGGCGTCGAGGACATCCCCGGCACCGCGCTGGCCGAGGGCATCACCTGGAACTGGCGCACCTTCCCCGAGTATCTGGATGCCATCGAAAGGCGCACCCTGGCAGTCGATTTCGGCACCCAGATCGCGCACGGCGCGGTGCGCGGCTACGCCATGGGCGAGCGTGGCGCCCGCAACGAGGAGGCTACCGAGGACGACATCGCCGTCATGGCACGCATCGTGCAGGAGGCCGTCGAGGCCGGCGCCCTGGGATTCTCGACGTCGCGCACCGAGGCGCACCGCGCCATCGACGGTGAACCGGTGCCGGGCACGTATGCGGCCGAGGCTGAATTGTTCGGGCTGGGACGGGCCATGGCCGCCGGTGGACGAGCGGTGTTCGAAGTGTCGCCGCAGGGCACCGCGGGCGAGTCACCCGCCGAGGCGTGCATGCGGGAGATGGACTGGATGACCAAGCTTGCCGCGGAGATCGAGCGGCCCGTGTCGTTCACGATGATCCAGACCGGCGGCGCACCCGATCTGTGGCGTCAGCAGTTGGAGCGAGCCGGAAAGGCCCTGGAGAACGGCATCGAGGTCTATGCGCAGTTCGCGGCCCGCCCGTTCGGCATGCTGTTCGGATTCCCGGGCTACCACGCGTTCACGCACCGCCCGACCTATCGCGCCCTGGCTGCCGAACATGACTGCGACGCGCTGTTGCGGCGGTTGGCCGACCCGGCGGTTCGCGCGGCGATCCTCGCCGAGGACGATCTGCCGCCGAGTCCAGTTCCGCTGTTCGACGGCCTGTTCGCGCTCATCCAGCACAGTGCGGATCGCATCTTCGGAATCGGCGACCCGCCGGACTACGAGCCCACACCGGACCAGACCGTCGCCGCCGTGGCCGCGCGCCGCGGTCAGGACCCGTTGGCGGCCATGTACGACCTCATGCTGGAGTCCGAGGGCACCGCGATGCTGATGCTTCCGTTCTTCAACTACGCCGAGGGCAACCACGACGCGATCTACGACATGATGACCCATCCCGCGGCGGTCTCGGGCTTGTCCGATGGCGGCGCGCACTGCGGCCTGATCTGCGACGCCTCCTACCCCACGTTCATGCTGACGCACTGGGCGCGGGATCGACACCGCGGGCCGAAGTTCTCCCTCGAGTATGTGGTGAAGAAGCAGACCCTGGATACCGCAACACTTTTCGGCCTGTCCGATCGCGGTGTGCTGTCGGTCGGCAAGAAGGCCGACATCAACGTCATCGACATGGATGCGCTGACGCTGGACGTGCCGCGCATGGCGTACGACCTGCCCGCGGGTGGGCGCCGACTGATCCAGGGCGCCGCGGGCTATGACGCGACCGTGGTCAGCGGCGTGGTGACCCGGCGTCACGGCGCCGACACCGGCGCTCGGCCCGGCAGCCTGATCCGCGGGGTGCGCTGA
- a CDS encoding nuclear transport factor 2 family protein, producing the protein MTYDTSVDNRSEVTDAVHGMWRALSDRDWDRLQTHLAPDCIYLDMPVGPTAAARGPVDIVKRLKIGLEPLASYANFPGVMVHTGPDVMYEHHEEWHWATGESAVLQFVSVHRVRDGLITLWKDYWDMSGLTDHAPATWLADFADADMSWVFDATGLV; encoded by the coding sequence GTGACCTACGACACGTCCGTCGACAACCGCTCCGAAGTCACCGATGCCGTGCACGGGATGTGGCGGGCGCTGTCCGACCGGGACTGGGACCGCCTGCAGACCCACCTGGCTCCGGACTGTATCTATCTCGACATGCCCGTCGGCCCCACCGCCGCGGCACGGGGACCGGTGGACATCGTCAAACGCCTGAAGATCGGCCTGGAACCGCTGGCGTCGTATGCGAACTTCCCCGGGGTCATGGTGCACACCGGTCCCGACGTCATGTACGAGCACCATGAGGAGTGGCATTGGGCCACAGGTGAATCCGCGGTCCTGCAGTTCGTCAGCGTGCACCGTGTGCGCGACGGTCTGATCACGCTGTGGAAGGACTACTGGGATATGAGCGGACTGACCGACCATGCGCCAGCGACCTGGCTCGCCGATTTCGCCGACGCCGACATGTCGTGGGTCTTCGACGCGACCGGCCTGGTCTGA
- a CDS encoding dienelactone hydrolase family protein, protein MTPLQRYIAEEIATDHADGLLTRREAMRRLGLLGLSTAAAAGLIAACGSERGAPAPASAPGDTGSTSPPEVPPGMDHAVATEPITWAGPRGELQGAWAQAEAPRGAVLVIHENKGLNDWVRSVAGRLAGAGQSALAIDLLSEEGGTARFTEPAEATAALGGIDPQRFVDDLRSGLDELQRRAPGAKLAVVGFCFGGGMTWRLLAAGEPRLAAAAPFYGPLPDHPDFAGSKDAAVLGFYGALDTRITSAEPEARAALQRAGLVHELVVEPDADHAFFNDTGQRYNAEAAADAWRRLQDWFTRYLG, encoded by the coding sequence ATGACGCCGCTGCAGCGCTACATCGCCGAAGAGATCGCCACCGACCACGCCGACGGGCTGTTGACCCGCCGGGAGGCGATGCGCCGCCTCGGGTTGTTGGGCCTGTCCACCGCGGCCGCGGCGGGTTTGATCGCCGCGTGCGGATCCGAGCGAGGCGCACCCGCACCCGCGTCCGCGCCCGGCGACACCGGGTCGACGTCGCCGCCAGAGGTGCCGCCCGGGATGGACCACGCGGTCGCCACCGAACCGATCACGTGGGCGGGACCGCGCGGTGAACTGCAGGGCGCCTGGGCTCAGGCCGAGGCGCCTCGCGGGGCCGTGCTGGTGATCCACGAGAACAAGGGACTCAACGACTGGGTGCGCTCGGTGGCCGGGCGTCTGGCCGGTGCGGGACAGTCGGCGCTGGCGATCGATCTGCTCTCCGAGGAGGGTGGGACCGCACGCTTCACCGAACCCGCGGAGGCCACCGCGGCGCTGGGTGGGATCGATCCGCAGCGCTTCGTCGATGATCTGCGTTCGGGCCTCGACGAACTGCAGCGACGCGCACCTGGCGCCAAGCTGGCCGTGGTCGGATTCTGCTTCGGCGGCGGCATGACGTGGCGGCTGTTGGCCGCCGGGGAGCCCCGGTTGGCCGCGGCCGCGCCGTTCTACGGACCGCTGCCCGACCATCCGGACTTCGCCGGCTCCAAAGATGCTGCGGTGCTTGGCTTCTACGGTGCGCTCGACACGCGGATCACCTCGGCCGAGCCGGAGGCGCGTGCGGCCCTGCAGCGCGCCGGGCTGGTCCACGAACTCGTCGTTGAACCCGACGCCGACCACGCCTTCTTCAACGACACAGGCCAGCGATACAACGCCGAGGCCGCGGCCGACGCGTGGCGCCGCTTGCAGGACTGGTTCACCCGCTACCTCGGCTGA
- a CDS encoding formate/nitrite transporter family protein yields MTRPDGDADSVEPEVAPADEEETFDRTIDEGRQRLGRSWLQLIATGMLGGLDIGVGVLTFLLVKHLTGDPLLSALAFSIGFIALTMAKSELFTENFLVPVAAVVAKEATAGALARLWGTTLVTNLAAGWFIAALLMLAFPDLRRTAAETAADYANLGTTWQSFALAVVGGMLVTLMTHLQHSTDSDGLRLVPAVVIGFTLSVGHVNHAIVATIFCFAALVSGASFGYVDVVDMLWLAILGNAVGGLGLVTVLRLMQVPHKVAEARNDTRPAPQPR; encoded by the coding sequence ATGACTCGGCCCGACGGAGACGCCGACAGCGTCGAACCGGAGGTGGCTCCCGCCGACGAGGAGGAGACCTTCGACCGCACCATCGACGAGGGACGGCAACGCCTCGGACGCTCGTGGCTTCAGCTGATCGCGACCGGGATGCTCGGCGGCTTGGACATCGGCGTCGGAGTGCTGACGTTTCTGCTGGTCAAGCACCTGACCGGAGATCCGCTGCTCTCCGCGCTGGCCTTCTCCATCGGATTCATCGCCCTGACCATGGCCAAGAGCGAGCTGTTCACCGAGAACTTCCTGGTGCCGGTCGCGGCCGTCGTCGCCAAGGAGGCCACGGCGGGCGCACTGGCACGCCTGTGGGGCACCACGTTGGTCACCAACCTCGCCGCAGGCTGGTTCATCGCCGCACTGCTCATGCTCGCGTTCCCCGATCTGCGGCGGACCGCAGCAGAGACCGCCGCGGACTATGCCAATCTGGGCACCACCTGGCAGTCGTTCGCGCTGGCGGTGGTCGGCGGAATGCTCGTGACGCTGATGACCCACCTTCAGCATTCGACCGACTCAGACGGGCTGCGCCTGGTGCCCGCGGTCGTCATCGGGTTCACGCTGTCGGTCGGGCACGTCAACCACGCGATCGTGGCAACGATCTTCTGTTTCGCCGCGCTGGTGAGCGGCGCGTCCTTCGGCTACGTCGATGTCGTGGACATGCTCTGGCTGGCCATCCTCGGAAATGCGGTGGGCGGACTCGGGCTGGTCACGGTGCTGCGCCTGATGCAGGTGCCGCACAAGGTCGCCGAAGCGCGCAACGACACCAGGCCCGCCCCTCAGCCGAGGTAG
- a CDS encoding acyl-CoA thioesterase encodes MSSSLGDVLATLQLERVNATFFVGDQLPAPANHILGGHISAQALMAASLTAPGRSPHSVHTYFLRPGDARRPVDFEVVELQEGRTFSARRVTARQDGQVLLESMSSFKEVGAPADLEYQPPMPAVPEPDKLPPATPHFAESEDVGQGQWASLRWFARRVIDADRIPPARSRIWWRPDGEVPTDDPALTGALVAYLSAVTLTEPAFAARGQLGPSAQRDHSVWFHSPAVLSDWLLYDMSSPSSADSLALARGQMFNRNGDLVCTVTQEMYFPPARR; translated from the coding sequence GTGTCTTCTTCGCTGGGCGATGTGCTCGCCACGCTGCAGCTCGAACGGGTGAACGCCACATTCTTCGTAGGTGACCAATTGCCCGCGCCCGCAAACCACATCCTGGGTGGTCACATTTCCGCGCAGGCACTGATGGCGGCGAGCCTGACCGCTCCCGGGCGCTCACCGCACAGTGTTCACACCTACTTCCTGCGCCCCGGCGATGCACGTCGCCCCGTGGACTTCGAGGTGGTCGAACTGCAGGAGGGCCGGACCTTCTCAGCGCGGCGGGTCACCGCGCGACAGGACGGCCAGGTCCTGCTGGAGTCGATGTCCTCGTTCAAGGAGGTCGGTGCGCCCGCCGACCTCGAATATCAGCCGCCGATGCCCGCGGTGCCGGAACCCGACAAGCTTCCTCCCGCGACGCCGCACTTCGCCGAGTCCGAGGACGTCGGGCAGGGGCAGTGGGCCAGCCTGCGCTGGTTCGCTCGCCGGGTGATCGACGCCGACCGGATCCCGCCGGCCCGATCCCGGATCTGGTGGCGTCCCGACGGCGAGGTTCCCACCGACGACCCAGCGCTGACGGGCGCCCTGGTGGCCTACTTGTCGGCGGTCACGCTGACCGAACCCGCCTTTGCCGCTCGTGGGCAGTTGGGGCCGTCGGCGCAGCGGGACCACTCGGTGTGGTTCCACAGCCCAGCCGTGCTCTCGGACTGGCTGCTCTATGACATGTCGTCACCGAGCAGTGCCGACTCGCTGGCCCTGGCGCGGGGTCAGATGTTCAACCGCAACGGCGACCTGGTGTGCACCGTCACGCAGGAGATGTACTTCCCGCCCGCGCGACGCTGA
- a CDS encoding cytochrome P450, with protein MRDRVHWFSLHGVTRVFATVAARRGDPQGRMLADPTVLADPVSFYDELRPLGPLIPCRISRLTVEHAVAHELLRSEEFRVITLGGSLPAPFRRLQALTIPDTLHPLRPPSLLAVEPPDHTRYRKTVSAVFTPRAVAALRERVELTAHELLERLAGRSGVVDIVPDYCAQLPVAVISDILGVPDSERARVLEFGELAAPSLDIGLTWQEFQRVQRGLDGFNTWLTDHLQRLRRAPGDDLMSQLVRLSDADDLLDEAELKATAGLVLAAGFETTVNLLGNGIRMLMDAPDQLGELQAHPECWPNAVEEILRLDSPVQLSARVATTDTVVAGQRVREGEMVVICLAGANRDPAVFPDPHAFDVHRPNSARHLAFSGGRHFCLGAALARAEGEVGLRAFFDRFPAARPASDGVRRSTRVLRGWSELPVRLGSAHDRAEAGPAQR; from the coding sequence ATGAGAGACCGCGTCCACTGGTTCTCCCTGCACGGCGTGACACGGGTTTTCGCGACCGTGGCGGCCCGTCGCGGCGACCCGCAGGGGCGGATGCTCGCCGACCCCACGGTGCTGGCCGACCCGGTGAGCTTCTACGACGAGCTGCGCCCACTCGGGCCGCTGATCCCCTGCCGGATCAGCCGACTGACCGTCGAGCACGCCGTCGCGCACGAACTGCTGCGTTCCGAGGAGTTCCGCGTCATCACGCTCGGCGGCAGCCTGCCCGCTCCCTTCCGCCGACTGCAGGCGTTGACGATCCCCGACACCCTGCACCCGCTGCGCCCGCCGTCGCTGCTGGCCGTCGAACCGCCCGACCACACCCGGTACCGCAAGACCGTGTCGGCGGTCTTCACCCCCAGAGCCGTTGCGGCACTCAGGGAACGGGTCGAGCTGACCGCACACGAACTGCTCGAGCGATTGGCGGGCCGGTCCGGTGTTGTCGACATCGTCCCGGATTACTGCGCGCAACTGCCCGTCGCCGTCATCAGCGACATCCTCGGCGTCCCAGACAGCGAACGGGCCCGTGTGCTGGAGTTCGGTGAACTGGCCGCGCCCAGCCTCGACATCGGCCTGACGTGGCAGGAGTTCCAGCGCGTACAGCGCGGGCTCGACGGATTCAACACCTGGCTGACCGATCACCTGCAGAGGCTCCGGCGGGCACCGGGCGACGACCTGATGAGCCAACTGGTCCGACTCTCCGACGCCGACGACCTGCTCGACGAGGCTGAACTGAAGGCGACCGCGGGCCTGGTGCTGGCCGCGGGTTTCGAGACGACGGTCAACCTGCTGGGCAACGGCATTCGGATGCTGATGGACGCACCCGATCAGCTCGGTGAACTGCAGGCGCACCCCGAGTGCTGGCCGAACGCGGTCGAAGAGATCCTGCGCCTGGACTCCCCCGTCCAGTTGAGCGCCCGAGTCGCCACGACGGACACCGTCGTCGCCGGACAGCGCGTCCGCGAGGGCGAGATGGTGGTCATCTGCCTGGCCGGCGCCAACCGGGATCCCGCGGTGTTTCCCGACCCGCACGCCTTCGACGTTCATCGCCCCAATTCGGCACGCCACCTTGCGTTCTCGGGCGGACGACACTTCTGCCTCGGCGCCGCACTGGCGCGCGCCGAAGGCGAGGTGGGCCTGCGTGCGTTCTTCGACCGCTTCCCCGCCGCGCGGCCCGCCAGCGACGGCGTCCGCCGCAGCACCCGCGTCCTGCGTGGGTGGTCGGAACTGCCGGTCAGGTTGGGGTCAGCCCACGACCGTGCCGAAGCAGGCCCAGCCCAGCGCTGA
- a CDS encoding cytochrome P450, with amino-acid sequence MGAPTRIVTRTNGQPPPDVPLSDIDFGSWKFWSRDDDFRDGAFATLRRAEPIKFFREARLEDGPSGAGHWALTRYDDVHFASRHPEIFSSSPNITIGDNVPELAEYFGSMIVLDDPRHQRLRSIVSRAFTPRVVAKVEAAVRDRARSLVSEMITAHPDGTGDIVADVAGPLPLQVICDMMGIAAEDHDRVFHWTNIILGFGDPDLTTDFDEFARTAMEIGAYAHELAEDRRRTPQDDLTTSLVQAEVDGERLTSAEVASFFILLVVAGNETTRNAISHGVLALSRYPEQRQIWWDDFAGVNHSAVEEIVRWASPVVYMRRTLTRDFELSGVPMTEGDKVTMWYCSANRDEERFSDPWRFDVRRDPNPHLGFGGGGAHFCLGANLARREISVAFDELRQQVPDITATDEPARLLSAFIHGIKRLPVSWTPPRTR; translated from the coding sequence GTGGGCGCCCCAACCCGAATCGTGACACGCACCAATGGACAGCCGCCGCCCGACGTGCCGTTGTCCGACATCGACTTCGGCAGCTGGAAGTTCTGGTCGCGCGACGACGACTTCCGCGACGGCGCGTTCGCGACGCTCCGCCGGGCGGAGCCCATCAAGTTCTTCCGCGAGGCGCGCTTAGAGGACGGGCCCTCGGGTGCGGGGCACTGGGCCCTGACCCGCTATGACGACGTGCATTTCGCCAGTCGGCACCCCGAGATCTTCAGCTCGAGCCCGAACATCACGATCGGCGACAACGTCCCCGAACTCGCCGAGTACTTCGGATCGATGATCGTCCTCGACGATCCCCGCCATCAACGCCTGCGGTCGATCGTGAGCCGAGCCTTCACGCCCCGCGTGGTGGCCAAGGTCGAGGCGGCGGTGCGTGACCGCGCCCGCAGCCTCGTCTCGGAGATGATCACCGCGCATCCCGACGGCACCGGCGACATCGTGGCCGACGTGGCTGGGCCCCTGCCGCTGCAGGTGATCTGCGACATGATGGGCATCGCCGCCGAAGACCACGACCGCGTATTCCACTGGACCAACATCATCCTGGGCTTCGGCGATCCCGACCTGACCACTGATTTCGACGAATTCGCGCGCACCGCAATGGAGATCGGCGCCTACGCGCATGAGCTCGCCGAGGATCGCCGCCGCACACCGCAGGATGACCTGACCACCAGCCTGGTGCAGGCCGAGGTCGACGGGGAGCGTCTGACCTCAGCCGAGGTCGCCTCCTTCTTCATCCTTCTGGTGGTGGCGGGCAACGAGACCACGCGCAACGCCATCAGTCACGGCGTGCTGGCGCTCAGCAGATACCCCGAGCAGCGGCAGATCTGGTGGGACGACTTCGCCGGCGTCAACCACAGCGCTGTCGAGGAGATCGTCAGGTGGGCGTCCCCGGTGGTCTACATGCGCCGCACACTGACTCGCGACTTCGAACTGTCCGGGGTGCCCATGACCGAGGGCGACAAGGTCACGATGTGGTACTGCTCGGCCAACCGCGACGAGGAGAGGTTCAGCGATCCCTGGCGATTCGACGTGCGCCGCGACCCCAACCCGCACCTCGGGTTCGGCGGCGGCGGTGCACATTTCTGCCTCGGCGCCAACCTCGCGCGCCGCGAGATCAGCGTGGCGTTCGACGAACTGCGACAGCAGGTCCCCGACATCACCGCGACGGACGAACCCGCGCGCCTGCTGTCGGCGTTCATCCACGGCATCAAACGGCTGCCCGTCAGTTGGACACCGCCGCGGACGCGCTGA
- a CDS encoding TetR/AcrR family transcriptional regulator yields MMGEPVKRGYRSDLRAAQAAATRRRIVTEAAGLFVSAGYAGTTVDAIAAAAGVSRKTVFTAVGGKNELLSLALDWAIAGDDAPLALADRPEVAAVLLLPDPLALLDGWAGVLAGIDRRVGALFAALEAAAALDPAATAVFEKFNAQRRHGARIVVEALDALHALRSGLTVDAATDLAWLFSEPLLHRRLVGVAGWTHDQFERWLASTLRQQLLESTGPT; encoded by the coding sequence ATGATGGGTGAGCCTGTCAAGCGCGGATATCGGTCAGACCTGCGCGCGGCGCAGGCCGCGGCCACGCGGCGCCGCATCGTCACCGAGGCCGCCGGGTTGTTCGTCTCCGCCGGTTACGCCGGTACCACCGTCGACGCGATCGCCGCCGCAGCAGGCGTCAGCCGCAAGACCGTCTTCACCGCAGTGGGCGGCAAGAACGAACTGCTCTCGCTGGCCCTGGACTGGGCCATCGCCGGCGACGACGCTCCGCTGGCCCTGGCCGACCGGCCCGAGGTGGCCGCGGTGCTTCTGCTGCCCGATCCGCTTGCCCTGCTCGACGGCTGGGCCGGCGTCCTCGCCGGGATCGACCGTCGCGTCGGCGCGCTGTTCGCGGCCCTGGAGGCCGCCGCGGCGCTCGACCCAGCTGCCACCGCGGTGTTCGAGAAGTTCAACGCCCAGCGCCGACACGGGGCGCGCATCGTCGTCGAGGCCCTCGATGCGCTGCACGCGCTGCGCTCAGGATTGACCGTCGACGCCGCCACCGACCTCGCCTGGTTGTTCAGCGAACCGCTGCTGCATCGCAGGCTGGTCGGGGTCGCAGGGTGGACCCACGACCAGTTCGAGCGCTGGCTGGCCTCGACCCTGCGTCAGCAGCTGCTCGAAAGCACCGGGCCCACCTGA
- a CDS encoding FAD-dependent oxidoreductase: MVRTVVVGAGPVGLFTAIAMARRGREVVLVDRDPGPSASTAIWRRRGVMQFDHAHTFRGPVVDALGAELPDALAALLRIGVRVVAGPDGAAIAMHCRRAVFERVLRAAAARQPGLTVVTGHVDAVRRESGRAAGVDIDGRHLDAGLVVDASGRTSRVMRALRGDSDGGPCGAAYVTRQYRLRDGAEPGPVNSPVGLSLSLSGYFAVAFRHDGGTFSITITHDGTDPRVRTLRHAAVFESVVGAIPLLADWIDPCRAYPITPVLPGGQLYNSYCGQLDDAGRPRLPGLVAVGDAVCTTTPLAGRGVTLGLLQSRALIEFLTSCAGDDDLAVATFDGWCRSWIRPWFLDHIACDADRLRRWAGGDVDLTRPLPSDLIVAAAQKDATLRGAVAGYDSMSALPSSLDGLQVRARAVYASGWRPTLAEGPDREELAQLCVEASSGDTDRRARELCSG; the protein is encoded by the coding sequence ATGGTGCGTACCGTCGTCGTCGGCGCGGGACCGGTTGGTCTGTTCACTGCCATCGCCATGGCTCGCCGTGGCCGCGAAGTCGTGCTCGTGGACCGTGACCCCGGCCCGTCGGCGTCCACCGCGATCTGGCGGCGCAGGGGAGTGATGCAGTTCGACCACGCCCACACGTTCCGCGGCCCAGTGGTTGACGCGCTGGGGGCCGAACTGCCGGATGCGCTTGCGGCGCTGCTGCGCATCGGAGTCCGTGTCGTCGCCGGTCCCGACGGTGCCGCGATCGCGATGCACTGTCGGCGGGCGGTGTTCGAACGGGTGCTGCGGGCCGCGGCTGCGCGGCAGCCGGGCCTGACCGTGGTCACCGGACACGTCGACGCGGTGCGGCGTGAGTCCGGTCGTGCCGCGGGCGTGGACATCGACGGGCGCCACCTCGATGCCGGCTTGGTGGTCGACGCATCCGGGCGCACGAGTCGGGTCATGCGGGCGCTGCGCGGGGACAGCGACGGCGGTCCCTGCGGTGCGGCATACGTGACGAGGCAGTACCGGTTGCGTGACGGCGCCGAACCCGGACCGGTGAACTCGCCCGTCGGTCTGTCGCTGAGCCTGTCCGGGTACTTCGCGGTGGCGTTCCGTCACGACGGCGGCACGTTCTCGATCACGATCACCCACGATGGCACCGATCCCCGAGTGCGAACGCTGCGCCACGCCGCGGTCTTCGAATCGGTGGTGGGGGCCATCCCGCTGCTCGCGGATTGGATCGACCCGTGCCGCGCGTACCCGATCACCCCGGTGCTGCCCGGAGGGCAGCTCTACAACAGCTACTGCGGGCAACTCGACGACGCGGGCCGGCCACGCCTGCCGGGGCTGGTCGCCGTCGGTGACGCGGTGTGCACGACGACGCCGTTGGCCGGGCGGGGCGTCACGCTCGGCCTGCTGCAGTCGCGTGCACTCATCGAGTTCCTCACCAGTTGCGCCGGTGACGACGACCTCGCGGTCGCGACGTTCGACGGGTGGTGTCGAAGCTGGATTCGGCCGTGGTTCCTCGACCACATCGCCTGCGACGCGGATCGGCTGCGACGGTGGGCCGGCGGGGACGTCGACCTCACGCGGCCCCTGCCCTCGGACCTGATCGTGGCCGCGGCGCAGAAGGACGCCACGCTGCGGGGCGCGGTCGCGGGCTACGACTCCATGTCGGCCCTGCCGTCGAGCCTCGACGGTCTGCAGGTGCGGGCCCGTGCGGTGTACGCCTCCGGTTGGCGGCCCACACTGGCCGAGGGTCCGGACCGCGAGGAGCTCGCGCAGTTGTGCGTCGAGGCCTCCAGCGGAGACACTGACCGGCGTGCACGAGAGCTCTGCAGCGGCTGA
- a CDS encoding threonine synthase, whose amino-acid sequence MHESSAAAENLPALRCRECGTVVDVASLASTCTCGGLFDIDEGIPPAGVGLVDETRNSLWRYASALPVDCDDRISLGEGMTPLVRSRDLPNVRFKLDLLLPTLSFKDRGAVVLATLARRLGVESALTDSSGNAGTAAAAYLGRAQIPCRVFVPESTSPVKLAQMRAHGAEVVTVPGSRADTAAAAGRAAAVPGVFYASHVYHPYFMHGVKTFGYELWEQNGRRLPEVVVVPVGNGTLLLGAHLAFRELVAAGLAKMPTLVAVQARGCAPVAEAFGRGADAVTSATRSEPTVAEGIAISHPPRGAQILAAVRETGGTVVSVSDEQIVRARADLAEEGLYVEPTSAVCWAAVRAEARGGLLTSAEVVVPLCGAGAKSP is encoded by the coding sequence GTGCACGAGAGCTCTGCAGCGGCTGAGAATCTTCCGGCGCTGCGGTGCCGCGAGTGCGGCACCGTCGTCGACGTCGCGAGCCTGGCGTCGACCTGCACGTGCGGCGGCCTGTTCGACATCGACGAGGGGATCCCGCCCGCCGGGGTGGGTCTCGTCGATGAGACCCGGAACTCCCTGTGGCGCTACGCCAGTGCGCTGCCGGTGGACTGCGATGACCGGATCAGCCTCGGCGAGGGCATGACGCCGCTGGTGCGTTCGCGGGACCTGCCCAACGTCAGGTTCAAACTCGACCTGCTGCTGCCGACGCTGTCGTTCAAGGACCGGGGCGCGGTGGTCCTGGCGACGCTGGCCCGTCGGCTGGGCGTCGAGTCGGCGCTCACCGACAGCAGCGGCAACGCTGGAACCGCGGCCGCGGCGTACCTGGGCCGGGCGCAGATTCCGTGCCGCGTGTTCGTTCCGGAGTCCACCTCGCCGGTCAAGCTGGCGCAGATGCGTGCGCACGGTGCCGAGGTCGTGACGGTGCCGGGCAGCCGTGCGGACACGGCCGCGGCGGCGGGGCGGGCGGCCGCGGTGCCCGGTGTGTTCTACGCCAGTCACGTCTATCACCCGTACTTCATGCACGGGGTCAAGACGTTCGGATACGAGTTGTGGGAGCAGAACGGCCGCAGGCTGCCCGAGGTCGTGGTCGTGCCCGTGGGCAACGGCACCCTGCTGCTCGGTGCGCATCTGGCGTTTCGCGAACTCGTCGCGGCCGGGTTGGCGAAGATGCCGACGCTGGTGGCGGTGCAGGCCCGCGGGTGTGCGCCGGTCGCTGAGGCGTTTGGTCGTGGTGCCGACGCGGTGACCTCGGCGACGAGATCGGAACCGACGGTCGCGGAGGGGATTGCGATCAGCCACCCACCACGGGGAGCCCAGATCTTGGCGGCGGTCAGAGAAACGGGCGGGACCGTGGTCTCGGTGTCCGATGAGCAGATCGTGCGGGCTCGTGCCGACCTGGCGGAGGAGGGTCTCTACGTGGAACCGACCTCGGCGGTGTGCTGGGCCGCGGTGCGGGCCGAAGCTCGCGGTGGGCTGCTGACCAGTGCCGAGGTCGTCGTTCCGTTGTGCGGGGCGGGGGCGAAGTCTCCCTGA